The Paramormyrops kingsleyae isolate MSU_618 chromosome 12, PKINGS_0.4, whole genome shotgun sequence region GTTTCCAGGTTAACTGGTTCCTCAGTTTTCATGTCATTCTGTGCTTATATGTTCCTATGTATGTTCAGGTGATGGATCCCAGGTATGGCTGGACAGGAGAAAAGATCTTGCAGGTAAAAGAGGTGACAGGGAAAGACCAAGGACTCTTTAAATTGAAGATGTCCTCGGGATTTGTTTATAAGAAGATCTATCTCACTGTAGTAGGTAAGACATTACTAAATAttttgttactttttaaaaCTGACATCTTCCAGGTTGTTCTGTCCTATAAAGTACTAACAAAATTCAAATCTGAATGTACATTATCCCATTTTGTATTGTTAGTTCAGATTTCATTTTTCTAAGTGAAAACATTGCTCCCCCCGATGAGTGCAGAATTTGTTTGCCATCAtgaagaattattattattacgaaAATCAACCAGTGTGGTACAAAAATGATACAAAACAGtctcctgtttttgtttttttttttttactcagactGCATCAAGAGCGTCAGGCGTTTTTATGGAGACGACCTAAAGATTCACATCTCCAGTGGTGGCGCTTTGATGGAATTTTCCCCCAAATCCTCCCAGTCGCTTTCCCAACCCACAACCTTGTGGAACAGCTCGATTCCCTCGAAAAGCCAGCAGAGCAGGGGGAGCGTGAAGGCTGGACACTGGATTCTGGAAGGGCTGACTCAAGCAGACCAGGGGAATTACACGCTGAGAGATGTGAACAGGCAGCTTCTGTCAACAGTCCATCTAATTGTTGAAGGTGAATGAGGGAACAAATGATAGTTTTGCCTCCCATATACTATTCAACTCAAGCCTTCTCTTACTGTTTTATTCTTCCTGCCTTTTCCTTGCAGAACATGGCTTCAGCTTTACCTACTTCACTGGTGACTCCTTGATCCTTCCACTCTTCCTTCCTTACTCCAAAACCCATCTGTCGTTCATCCCCTCCTATTCCTCCTCTTCATACGTCTCCATCACCGACCGGCCTGCCGTCCTGCTCGTGCGAGGCGGCGAAGTCGTGGCCACCGCGGAGCGGTACAGATGGCAGTTGATGCCGGCCCGAGTGGGACAATCCGATGAGATTGTTATCGAGCAGCTGAGACTGGACAACACTGGTGTGTATGAGGTTCGAGACACGGAGGGTAACCTCGTCTCCTCCACATGGCTGGAGGTTGTTAGTAAGTAACAACTTATTCAGGTAACAGATGCATGCGGTATGTGTTGTCTGTTTTGctaacattttaatttattgtgtTTGAATGCACATCCTTCGTCGTATTGCTGTGAGTGGATGTGGCGTGGTCCTGAAATTTCATAAATACTGCACAtatgcctcacacctccagaatCCTGCCCCtgtcctctgtgtgtggagttggcatATTCTCCCCATGTCGCATCTTTAAATTCCCCATAGCGTGTGTTTCTTAGAGTATACGTGCCCTGTAATGatctggcatcccatccaggtcACATATGTTTGTGCACTGTACTTCTCTGCACTGTACTTCTCTGCACTGTACTTCTCTGCACTGTAAGCATCGTTTTTCGCTTTTTGTTCCTTCCCATGCTACTGCAGAAAAGCCGAAGTGGAGAGCAAACTTTAAGTCAGTAGCTGCTCCGCTGTGCGGACTTGGCTTCATGGCTGTTATTGTTCTTCTTAAGAAAAAATACCCCTCATGGAGCAGGCCGAGCAGAAACACCCAAAGAAATGCCAGCGTCACCCCTTTCGGCGCTCACCTGTACAGTGAGGTAAGGTGGCAGTTTGGCCAGGCTTGTGTTGATGTCATGTCAAGTTTTGCATGCGTTCTTGTGTTTATGTTGCTGGCCTCTAGTTGGACCTGTGTGAGGAGTCATGTCTTACTTATACCTCTCTATGCGGCTGGTCTTCTCTTAGGTACTGGTACCACCCATGAGAGTTTGTTATTGGTAACTTAATTCATCCTGCTTTTTATAGACCTACAGTTACCCCTTCACTCCCCAATTTCCCAGTCACCCCCTGTGGGACGGAGCACAGAATTCTGGGAATTGTGTCTCTCCAATGGCAGTAAGTTTCATTTGACAttttttgctgttttaattattattttttttttttttaatttccccTGTATCCCTGCTTTTAGGACATCACTCCAGCAGCAAAAACTGCATGCACACCTTCTACTGAAACGGAGCCACTGGTTGACAGggctcagacagaccctgccaATAACATTCTGCAGACTCGGGTAGGTCGACACATATTGAACACAAACACGTATGTGCAGCGCGTCGCATTTCTGCATTAATCCCTGTTAATTCTTCGCAGgggatggagggagagaggaaggcGTCCATCACTTTCCCACTGAGCTCCGACTGCTTACGCTCCTCTGAGCCCTACGTCCAGTTCCAGATTAAGAAAACGGGAAAGTTCACGCATGGAAAGGAGTATCTTTCTCTCCTGCCACTCAGCACTAATACATCTGACTGCTGCAGTGTGTACACCTCTGACAAGCTGAGCTTCTCATAGAGGACAAGAATGCCAGGACGTGGAAAGCAAAGTCTTGGGATTTTGATTGGGTTCAATGTGAACTGTTAGGCCGACATTTATTTTAGTTGATGCCTTTGTCCAAAATGACTTACAAGTGAGGAAAGTCTGAGGTAGGACAACAGCCTGCACCCCTGGGGCAATTGGagttaaaggccttgctgaaggacccagaGGTGATGTG contains the following coding sequences:
- the LOC111836296 gene encoding uncharacterized protein isoform X2, with product MMILVFLLGVFSWMWNEEKHIVCSGKDFNLPIKSRVRVVMFIPSSPPGPTRVVLDHNKVMDPRYGWTGEKILQVKEVTGKDQGLFKLKMSSGFVYKKIYLTVVDCIKSVRRFYGDDLKIHISSGGALMEFSPKSSQSLSQPTTLWNSSIPSKSQQSRGSVKAGHWILEGLTQADQGNYTLRDVNRQLLSTVHLIVEEHGFSFTYFTGDSLILPLFLPYSKTHLSFIPSYSSSSYVSITDRPAVLLVRGGEVVATAERYRWQLMPARVGQSDEIVIEQLRLDNTGVYEVRDTEGNLVSSTWLEVVKKPKWRANFKSVAAPLCGLGFMAVIVLLKKKYPSWSRPSRNTQRNASVTPFGAHLYSETYSYPFTPQFPSHPLWDGAQNSGNCVSPMADITPAAKTACTPSTETEPLVDRAQTDPANNILQTRGMEGERKASITFPLSSDCLRSSEPYVQFQIKKTGKFTHGKEYLSLLPLSTNTSDCCSVYTSDKLSFS
- the LOC111836296 gene encoding uncharacterized protein isoform X3, which codes for MMILVFLLGVFSWNFSLAVWNEEKHIVCSGKDFNLPIKSRVRVVMFIPSSPPGPTRVVLDHNKVMDPRYGWTGEKILQVKEVTGKDQGLFKLKMSSGFVYKKIYLTVVDCIKSVRRFYGDDLKIHISSGGALMEFSPKSSQSLSQPTTLWNSSIPSKSQQSRGSVKAGHWILEGLTQADQGNYTLRDVNRQLLSTVHLIVEEHGFSFTYFTGDSLILPLFLPYSKTHLSFIPSYSSSSYVSITDRPAVLLVRGGEVVATAERYRWQLMPARVGQSDEIVIEQLRLDNTGVYEVRDTEGNLVSSTWLEVVKKPKWRANFKSVAAPLCGLGFMAVIVLLKKKYPSWSRPSRNTQRNASVTPFGAHLYSEDITPAAKTACTPSTETEPLVDRAQTDPANNILQTRGMEGERKASITFPLSSDCLRSSEPYVQFQIKKTGKFTHGKEYLSLLPLSTNTSDCCSVYTSDKLSFS
- the LOC111836296 gene encoding uncharacterized protein isoform X1, which gives rise to MMILVFLLGVFSWNFSLAVWNEEKHIVCSGKDFNLPIKSRVRVVMFIPSSPPGPTRVVLDHNKVMDPRYGWTGEKILQVKEVTGKDQGLFKLKMSSGFVYKKIYLTVVDCIKSVRRFYGDDLKIHISSGGALMEFSPKSSQSLSQPTTLWNSSIPSKSQQSRGSVKAGHWILEGLTQADQGNYTLRDVNRQLLSTVHLIVEEHGFSFTYFTGDSLILPLFLPYSKTHLSFIPSYSSSSYVSITDRPAVLLVRGGEVVATAERYRWQLMPARVGQSDEIVIEQLRLDNTGVYEVRDTEGNLVSSTWLEVVKKPKWRANFKSVAAPLCGLGFMAVIVLLKKKYPSWSRPSRNTQRNASVTPFGAHLYSETYSYPFTPQFPSHPLWDGAQNSGNCVSPMADITPAAKTACTPSTETEPLVDRAQTDPANNILQTRGMEGERKASITFPLSSDCLRSSEPYVQFQIKKTGKFTHGKEYLSLLPLSTNTSDCCSVYTSDKLSFS